One window from the genome of Musa acuminata AAA Group cultivar baxijiao chromosome BXJ1-4, Cavendish_Baxijiao_AAA, whole genome shotgun sequence encodes:
- the LOC135651199 gene encoding photosystem I reaction center subunit II, chloroplastic-like: MPIKITPSHWSNSSHHIRFRSFISSTNSFSPHPPPPAISIATTTVSSFITTSMATSPQASLFTPPAALPSSKPSAPRSLLPWKHTPLTAGAMSLRGASFRVSATEEKTEAAPEAPAGFTPPQLDPSTPSPIFGGSTGGLLRKAQVEEFYVITWDSPKEQVFEMPTGGAAIMRQGPNLLKLARKEQCLALGTRLRSKYKIKYQFYRVFPNGEVQYLHPKDGVYPEKVNPGRQGVGQNMRSIGKNVSPIEVKFTGKQVYDL; encoded by the coding sequence ATGCCTATCAAAATCACCCCTTCCCATTGGTCCAACTCATCCCACCATATCCGATTCCGATCCTTCATCTCCTCCACAAATAGCTTCTCCCCTCACCCTCCGCCACCTGCTATCTCCATTGCCACCACCACGGTCTCTAGCTTCATCACCACTTCCATGGCCACGTCGCCCCAAGCCTCCCTCTTCACCCCTCCCGCCGCCCTCCCGTCCTCCAAGCCCTCCGCCCCCCGCTCCCTCCTCCCGTGGAAGCATACCCCGCTCACCGCCGGGGCGATGTCGCTTCGCGGCGCCAGCTTTAGGGTGTCGGCCACGGAGGAGAAGACCGAGGCCGCTCCTGAGGCCCCCGCCGGCTTCACCCCGCCTCAGCTGGACCCCAGCACCCCCTCCCCCATCTTCGGCGGCAGCACCGGGGGGCTCCTCCGCAAGGCGCAGGTGGAGGAGTTCTACGTCATCACCTGGGACTCCCCCAAGGAGCAAGTGTTCGAGATGCCCACCGGCGGCGCTGCCATCATGCGGCAGGGGCCCAACCTGCTGAAGCTGGCGCGCAAGGAACAGTGCCTGGCGCTCGGCACCCGGCTGCGGTCCAAGTACAAGATCAAGTACCAGTTCTACCGGGTGTTCCCCAACGGTGAGGTGCAGTACCTCCACCCCAAGGACGGGGTGTACCCGGAGAAGGTGAACCCCGGCCGGCAGGGCGTCGGCCAGAACATGAGATCCATCGGGAAGAACGTCAGCCCCATCGAGGTCAAGTTCACCGGCAAGCAAGTTTACGATCTGTGA